In Longimicrobium sp., the sequence CGTTTCCGAGCATTGTTCTGGTTCGCGAGAAACAGATTGGAATCACACAGAGGACACGGAGGACACGGAGAGAACTTCAATCTCTCCGCTGTTCCTCTGTGTTCTCTGTGCCCTCTGTGTGAGACCTTTTCAGGGCTGATATCCGAACGATTCCCTGCGAAATGGTATGAGTAGATTCTTCGGGCGCCGACCATGCGCGCGGACGTGAGTGCGGTGCGGGCGCCCTCAGAATGACATCGAGAGGCCTGGTGGTAGAACACAAAAGACCAGCCCCCGCCCGGTGCTCGGAGCGGGGGCTGGTCGCGTCGCCGGGGACGCGCGGTCAGAACGCCTTGACGTCGACGATGGCCTTCAGCACGTCCTCGGGCTCGGGGAGGATGGCGCGCTCCACCTGCGGGGCGTAGGCCACCCAGGTGTCCAGCGAGGCCACGCGCTTGACCGGCGCGTCGAGCCAGGGGAAAAGCTCGTCGGCCACGCGCGCGGCCACCTCGGCGCCGATCCCCCAGCTGAGCGAGTCCTCGTGGGCGATCACCAGGCGGCTGGTCTTCTTCACCGACTGCGCCACGGCCTCCATGTCCAGCGGGCTCACCGTGCGCATGTCGATCACCTCGGCGCGGATGCCGTGCTGCTCCTCGGCCTGCTTGGCGGCCACCAGCGAGCGCTGCACCAGCGCCCCCCAGGCGATCACGGTGAGATCCGTCCCCTCGCGCACCGTCTTCGCCTTGCCGAAGGGGATCATGAAGTTGGGGCCCGGATACTTCCCCTTGTTGTAGACCTGGCGGTACAGGTGCTTGTGCTCCAGGAAGAGCACCGGGTCCTCGCAGCGGATCGCCGTGCGCAGCAGCCCCGCCGCGTCCACCGCCGTCGCGGGGAGCACCACGCGCAGCCCCGGGCAGTGCGCGAAGATCGACTCGCCCGTCTGCGAGTGGTAGATGGAGCCGCCCTTCAGGTAGCCGCCGTAGGTGGTGCGGATCACCACCGGCGAGCTGAACGCGTTGTTCGAGCGGTAGCGCATGGTGGCCAGCTCGTCGCGGATCTGCATCATCGCCGGCCAGATGTAGTCGAAGAACTGGATCTCGACCACGGGCTTCAGCCCTCGCACCGCCATCCCCACCGCGCGCCCCACGATGTTGGCCTCGGCCAGCGGCGAGTTGAACACGCGCGTCCCGCCGAACTCGCGCTGCAGGCCGGCCGTCACCTTGAAGACGCCGCCCTTCCCCTTCACCTCCTCCAGGATCTCCTCGCGCGAGCAGTCGGCCACGTCCTCGCCGAAGACCACGATGCGCGGGTCGCGCCGCATCTCGTCCTTGAGCGTGGCGTTGATGAGGTCGACCATGGTGGTCTCGCCCCCCGAGAAGCGCGGGTCGTCCTCGGTGTCGAACTGCTCCGCGGTGGGGTCGACGTCGGGCGAGAAGAGGTAGCGCATGGCCGTCTCGGGCGCCGGCTGCGGCGAGGCCAGCGCCTCGTCGGTGGCGCGCTGCACCACGTCGGTCACCTCGCGCTCGACCTGCTCCAGCTCTTCCTGCGTGGCCAGGCCGCGCTCGACCAGCTGGGCGGCCAGGCGGGTGATCGGGTCGCGCCTGGCCTCCTCGGCGCGCATCGCCTCGGTCTTGTAGAACTTCTCGTCGTCGGAGAGCGAGTGGCTGTACGGGCGGATCACCTTGGCGTGCACCAGCGCCGGGCCCTTGCCGGCGCGCACGTAGTCGACCGCGCGGGCGAAGGTCTCGTAGCTGTCGAAGACGTCGGTGCCGTCGCAGGTCTCGATGAAGAGCCCGGGGAAGCCGGCGACCAGCTTGCTGATGCTGCCGCCGGCGGTGTTCACCTCCACGGGGACGGAGATGGCGTACTCGTTGTCCTCCACCAGGTAGAGCACGGGGAGCTTCAGGTTGCACGCCGTGTTCAGGCTCTCCCAGAACTCGCCCTCCGAGGTGGTCCCGTCGCCGGTGGTCACCCAGACGATGTCGTCGCCCTTGGCCTGCGTGGTCTCCAGCAGCGTCTCGTCGTTCTGCCGCCGCGCGCGCCAGGCGGCCTCGGCGGTGCCGACGGCCTGCAGGAACTGCGTGCCGGTGGGGGACGAGGTGGAGACGATGTTGTGGTCCCTGTGCCCCCAGTGCGCGGGCATCTGCCGCCCGCCCGACGACGGGTCGGCCTCGGCGCCCACGGCCTGGAGCATGTGCTCCAGCGGCGTCATCCCCAGCGCCAGGGCGAAGGCGCGGTCGCGGTAGTAGAAGTAGAACCAGTCGTAGCCGGAGCGGGCGTGCGCGGCCGCGGCCACCTGCACGCCCTCGTGCCCGGCGCCCGAGATCTGGAAGAAGATCTTGTTCTGCTGCTTGAGCTGGATCTCCTTGTCGTCCAGCCGCCGCGCGGTGAGCATGGTGCGGTAGAAGCCGAGCAGCGCGCTGCGGTCGAGCTGCGCCGCGGCCTCCGTCTTCGGCTTCCTGCGGGTCGTGGTCGCCATGAGTGGTCGCTCTGCCGGAAGATTGCCACGGGCCGGCCGCAAGCACGGCCCGATTCACGAGTTCGGTGGATAAACGCCGATATTATACCCCACGTGCACGCCTCGGGCCAGACCGGGGAGTGCCAGGAAGGTCGTCCGGCGGGCGGCGTGGCGGCCGGTCTCGCCCGGCGATTCGATCTCGATGGTGGAACGGGGAAGTGCGGGAGCGCGAGAGTGAGGGGGACAAAAGTCAGGGGCGCCTCCGGTCGTGGGAACCGGAGGCGCCCCCTGTATTGCTCCCGGGCCGTACCGTCAGCACGGCCTGGAGCCGGTGCCCACGAGCCATACCGGCATCGGGTTGGGGAAGGTCCGCGGATCGAACCGCACCAGCACGTCGGTGTGTCCCGACACCGAGACGTTCTGGCTGGCGGCGCCGGCATGCTGTTGCTGGTAGCCGTAGCTGTCCAGGAAGGTGTTCGTCACCTGGAGTTCGACCACGTGCGTGCCGCCCGTGGTCTGCAGCGCGACGTCCGCGCACGGCTGGCCCTCATCCACCCGGATGCGCCGGACGGTCCCCTCGTGCGTGACGACGACTTCCTGCGCCACGAGGCCGGGGGCGTCCAGCCGCGCGAAGACGTGAACCTCACCGGAGGGCAGCGAGGCCGCCGCGACGGGCTGCGGGCTCGGCGGCTGTTCCGTCCGGGCCGGGGCAGCCGGGGCCTCTCCGCCCTGGGCGTCCTTCCTTGCTACGCCCATTGCCCCGATGTACGCGACGCCCAGCGTGACGATCGCCCAGACGGGCCAGGGGACGTGTCGGTCGGACATGATGCCTCCGGGGGAAAGACGCACATGAAGAATGCGGGACACGCGAGGAACAATTCCGGGCGGGCGCAGCGCCTGGGCGCAACGGTCATGCCGCATGGAGCAGACGCCCGATACAGCGCGCAGGTGGTTGTGGGATATCGCTTTACGATGTAGCCGATTCGCTCGTGGGGGCGCGCGTAGGCCGGGAGGTGCGGCGCGCGTGTCCCGCTCTCGCGAGGGGGGAAACGGCAGGATTGTGCCCCGTCGCTCCCGAATCCATTGAATGGCGGGATTCGCGGGATTCGTCGTGAAGCCCCGCGATCAGAAGATCAGCGGAGCCTGGTGGGACCATCTTCAGGAGGTGGAGATGCCGTGCGGCTGCAGGCGGACGCGCGCGAGGACGATCCCCAGCACCACCACGAGCGCCGCGAACGCCAGCCACCCGTCGATCAGCCTGCGGGTGCCCCAGAGCCACTCGTCGGCGCCGGGGGCGGACCGGGTGAGCAGGCCGTAGAACTTGAGCCAGAAGATCCACCCGGCGTGGATGCCGATGGAGGCCCACAGGTCGCCCGTCTTCTGGTAGGCCAGGCCGAGGACGACGCCGGCCAGGGTGAGGCTCAGGAAGGCGGGGACGAGCGTCTTCGGCTCCGCCGCCCCGGCCAGCATCGTCGGCAGGGCGCGGAGCCCCGAGGCCCAGTCCACCGCCTCCGGAGACACGGGGCGGGTGAGGAAGTGGACGATGCCGTAGAGCGCGCCGCTGGCCAGGAGCGCGGCCCCCCACGGCATCGCGCGCCGCAGCCCGCCGAAGATGGCGCCGCGGAAGAGCAGCTCCTCGATCACGCTCACCACCAGCGCGGTGAGCAGCGCGCCCAGGAACTCGGCGGCCAACTCGGCGGGCGTGCGGTCCAGCCGGAGCCGCCGCCCCCCCGCCGCCAGCGCGATGGAGCACACGGCGGCCAGCGAGAAGAACCCCAGCGCGAACCCCACCCCGAAGCGCCGCCACCCCACCGGCCGCCGCACTCCCACGTCCGACCAGCGCCGCACCCCCGCGCCGCGCACGAACAGCGGCAGGCCGACCAGGGCCGTGAGCAGGAGCGCGCGGTTCACGTACCGCCCGAACGGCATCTCCGCCAGCTCCGCGAGCGCGGGAGCCGACGGCGCGAGCGCGTGGACGGCGCGGTACAGCCACGGCGCCAGCAGCGCCCCGCCCAGGAACACGGCGAGCAGGTAGACGACCAGCGCGAGCAGCGGCCGGCCGCGCCGGCCGGGTTCGGTCGTGGAGACGTCGGGCATCAGGTGGGATTCGAGAATCGCGCGTGAGGGAGGCGCGAATCTACCCGGGACCGGGGCGGCGGGCAAACCGCGCGAATCGGGCTCGCTCCGACGTGGAGGCGAGGGTGCATGAGGGATGCGCGCCCGGAGGGCCGGGACGGCGCCGCCACAGGGTATCGTGGCGGCGGCGGCCCGGCGCGGTTGGGCACAGTGGTATCGTGCCCTACCGCGCGCGCAGCCCGGCCCGGAGCGCAGCGGAGGGACATGCCCGAACCTGGAAGTCCAGGCGAACCCTGCCTCGCGGCGACCTCGCCTGGACGAGCGGCCTACCGGATCGCCGGCTCCTTCCCCGCGGCGCGCCGCATGAGCGCCACCTGGCCGGCGTGGTACCCCTCGTGGACGGCCAGGAAGCCGATGAACTGGCCGACGGTCCCCTGGCTGCCGGGCCGGGGCTCGGCCAGCTTCCCGTCGCCCGCGCGCTGGATCGCCTCCATCACCCGCTGGTGGGCGCGGTCCAGCTCCTCGCGCAGCGTCTCCAGCCGCTCCACCTCCTCGCCCTCGCCGGTGATCGGCTCCGAGCCGCGGTCGTAGCGGCCCTGGCGCGGCGACGTCCACGACGGCGGCTCGCCGAGCGCCTCCAGCATGCGGTTGCGGTGCACCAGCAGGTGCCCCAGGAGCCAGTTGACGCAGTTGCCCCCGCCCGCCGGCTGCACCAGCGCGTCGTCGTGCGTGAGGCCCTCCAGGTTCAGGCTCAGCGCCCGGTTGCTGAAGCCCACGAGAAAGGCGAGCGATGCGGCGTCCACGGTCTTCCCTCCCGGTCCGGTGGTTGGAGCGATGCGCGTCTGCAGGTGACGTTCATCTTCACTTTCGCCGCGCTCCGGCGCAACTTCCTCCGCGCGCGGGACGGCCGCGCCGGCCGGAGATGACCGGTCCTCCGGCAGTTTTTTCTTGCCTATCCATCGGCGGGGTCCATATTTCCTTGACCACGAACACAGCGGAAGGGGAGGGCGGAGCCGGGCGGGCCGCGGTGCCCGTGGCGCGCGGGGTGTGGCGCATCACCACCCCCATGCCGTTCCGCCCGCGCGAGGTGCACGCCTACCTGGCCGACCTGGGGCCGGACGGCTGGCTGCTGGCCGACGGCGGGCTGGGGACGGAAGCGGCGTGGGCCGCGCTCGACGCGGGCGTCCGCGCGGCGGCGGGGGAGTGGACCGCGGTGGCGGTGCACGTGGTCACCCACATGCACATGGACCACGTGGGCCTGGCCGCGCGGGCGAAGGCGGCCTCGGGCGCGCGGGTGCTGATGGGGCGCCTGGACGCCGAGCGCATGGCCCACGCGGCCGCGCACCCGGACGAGGAGGCGGACTACCGCGCAGGCCTGCTGCGCCGCTGCGGCGCGCCGGAGGAGTTCGTCCAGGCGGCCGAGGGCGGGCGGACGCAGGCGCAGGCGATGGCCCCTCCCGTCGCGGTCGACGGCGTGCTGGACGGCGAGGAGGGCGCGGTGCCGGGCGCGCCGGGGTGGCGCTGGGCGTGGACGCCGGGGCACACGGCGGGGCACGTCTCGCTCTTCCGCCCGGACGGCGCGGTGCTGGTGGCGGGCGACGCGGTGCTGCCGGGGATCACGCCCACGCTGGGGGTGAACCGCCAGCGGGCGGACCCGGTGGGCGACTACCTGGCGGCGCTGGAGCGGCTGGAGGCGCTCGGCCCCGCGATGGTCCTCCCCGGCCACGGCGAGCCCCCGGCCGACCCGCTGGGCCGCATCCGCGAGCTGCGCGCCGCCGCGGAGGGCGAGACGGCCGCGATCGCGGCCCTCGTCGACGCCGGGCCGGCGACCACGTGGGAGGTGGTGGAGCGGCGCTACCCGGGGCGCGAGATGCCCGTGGCCACGCGGATGCTGGCGCTGCGCGAGACGCTGGCGCACCTGGAGCGGCTGGCCGCCGCGGGGCGCCTCGTCCGCGAGGCCGCCGGCGGCGCGGAGCGCTTCCGGCGCGCCTAGGCGGGCCCCGAAACGGAGCTACACGAAATGTCCAGGATCTTCTGGTTCGTCGTGCTGGTGATCGCGGTGGTGGTGCTGGTGCGCCCCGTGCGCGAGCGGCTGAAGCCGTACCTGCAGCCGGCGATCGATCCGGTGTACGAGTCGACCGCGAAGACGCGGGTGAGGGAGATCACCCGGCTGGTCAAGCGCGCCGAGGCGGCGGGCCGCCAGGTGCCGCCGCCGCGCGACTTCGCCCGCTTCGTGGAGAGCGAGGACATGCGGCAGCACGCCTCGCTCGACCCCTGGGGGACGCCGTACTACCTGGTGGCCACCCGGCGCGACTACCGCGTGGGCTCGGCGGGCCGCGACCGCCGGCAGGGCACCGCCGACGACATCCTGGCCGACCCCGAGCCGTACGCCCGGCCCCCGACGCGGCGGCGGTGAACGGCAAGTGCGAAGTGCGAAGTCCTGAGTGCGAAGTGCTAAGTCCTTGGTGTGTTAGTCCTTAGTCCTCAGAACGGGCAAGGTCGGCACTCAGCACTCAGCACAAGGACTAAAGCACTAAAAAACCAACGCACTTCGCACCTCGCACTTCGCACTTCGCACTTGAGGTTTACATGCTGAAGGTGGGGCTGACGGGAAATATCGCGGCGGGGAAGTCGAGCGTGGCCGACGTCTGGCGCTCGCTGGGCGCCACGGTGATCGACGCCGACGAGCTGGCCCGGCGCGCCGTGGAGCCCGGCACGCGCGCCCACGCGGCCATCGCCGAGCAGTGGGGCGAGTGGGTGATGGAGCCCGGCGGCGAGCTGGACCGCGCGGCGCTGCGCCACATCGTCTTCGCCGACCCGGCGGCGCGCGAGCGGCTGGAGTCCATCGTGCACCCCGCCGTGCGCGACCTGCGCGCCGACGAGTACCGCGAGGCCGAGGAGCGCGGCGAGAAGGTGATCGTGGCCGACATCCCGCTCCTCTTCGAGGTGGGGATGGCCGACGAGTTCGACCTGATCGTGCTGGTGGACGCGCCCGTGGCCACGCGCCTGATGCGCCTGGTGGGCGACCGCGGGCTGGACGCCGACGAGGCCCGGCGGATGATCGCCGCGCAGATGCCCTCGGAGCTCAAGCGCGCTCGCGCCGACGTGATCGTCGAGAACACCGGCTCGCTGGGCGACCTGGAGCGCCGCGCCCGCGAGGTGTGGGAGGAGCTGCTCCGCCGCGCCGACGAAGGCCGTGGCTGAGGAGGGCCCCTGCCTGCTGCGGGTGGACATGCACGTCCACACCCGCGCCTCGAAGGACTCGCTGAACCCCTACGAAGGGATCCTCCCCGCCATGGATGCGGCCGGGATCGACCGCGCCGTCATCTGCGACCACGACCGCGTCGAGGGGGCGCTGCGGATGCGCGAGCGGGCCCCGGAGCGCATCCTGGTGGGCGAGGAGGTGAAGACGCGCGAGGGCCCCGACGTCATCGGCATCTTCCTCACCGAGCTGATCCCCGCGCGCACGCCGATCCGCGAGACGTGCGAGCGCATCCGCGCGCAGGGCGGCGTGGTCTACGTCCCCCACCCGTACGACACGCGCCGCAGCGGGGCGGGGCCGCTGCTGGACGAGATCGCCGGCCTGGTGGACGTGGTGGAGGCCCACAACGCGCGCACCTTCCGCCCCGAGCTGAACGAGCTGGGCGAGCGCTGGGCGCGCGAGCACGGCGTTCCGCTGGGTGCCGGGAGCGACGCGCACACGCTGGCCGAGATCGGCGCGGCGTACGTGGAGGTGCCGCCCTTCGAGCCCACGCGCGAGAGCTTCCTGGCGGCGCTCGGCGCGGGCCGCGTGGCGGCGCGGGGCACCTCGCCGCGCTCCGTGGCGCTCGCCTCGACGTACGCCCGGGTGCACAAGGTCTTCTTCCGCGGCTGACCCGCCGTGCGCCGCCGCTCGCCCGGGGCCCGCCTGGCGCTCCTCCTGCTCCTCCCCCTCGCCGCCGCCGTCCTGGCCGTCGTCGTCCTGCTGCGCGCCCACTCCGCCGTGCTCTCCGCCGCGCGCGGCACGGGGAGCGGCGCGCGGACGCCGTCCGAGCGCGCGCTGATGCTGGCGGACGGAGACTGCGTCGTCCTCCGCCGCGAGCGCGTCCTCCTGGGCCGCGTCGAGCCGTCGCCCGCGGGCGCCCCCACCTACACGGTCCGGCGCCTGGACGTGCGCGCCACCGTCCGCGTCGACACCGCGCTCGTCCGCGTCGTCCCCTGCCCGCGGGCCGCCC encodes:
- the coaE gene encoding dephospho-CoA kinase (Dephospho-CoA kinase (CoaE) performs the final step in coenzyme A biosynthesis.), with amino-acid sequence MLKVGLTGNIAAGKSSVADVWRSLGATVIDADELARRAVEPGTRAHAAIAEQWGEWVMEPGGELDRAALRHIVFADPAARERLESIVHPAVRDLRADEYREAEERGEKVIVADIPLLFEVGMADEFDLIVLVDAPVATRLMRLVGDRGLDADEARRMIAAQMPSELKRARADVIVENTGSLGDLERRAREVWEELLRRADEGRG
- a CDS encoding dehydrogenase E1 component subunit alpha/beta, with protein sequence MATTTRRKPKTEAAAQLDRSALLGFYRTMLTARRLDDKEIQLKQQNKIFFQISGAGHEGVQVAAAAHARSGYDWFYFYYRDRAFALALGMTPLEHMLQAVGAEADPSSGGRQMPAHWGHRDHNIVSTSSPTGTQFLQAVGTAEAAWRARRQNDETLLETTQAKGDDIVWVTTGDGTTSEGEFWESLNTACNLKLPVLYLVEDNEYAISVPVEVNTAGGSISKLVAGFPGLFIETCDGTDVFDSYETFARAVDYVRAGKGPALVHAKVIRPYSHSLSDDEKFYKTEAMRAEEARRDPITRLAAQLVERGLATQEELEQVEREVTDVVQRATDEALASPQPAPETAMRYLFSPDVDPTAEQFDTEDDPRFSGGETTMVDLINATLKDEMRRDPRIVVFGEDVADCSREEILEEVKGKGGVFKVTAGLQREFGGTRVFNSPLAEANIVGRAVGMAVRGLKPVVEIQFFDYIWPAMMQIRDELATMRYRSNNAFSSPVVIRTTYGGYLKGGSIYHSQTGESIFAHCPGLRVVLPATAVDAAGLLRTAIRCEDPVLFLEHKHLYRQVYNKGKYPGPNFMIPFGKAKTVREGTDLTVIAWGALVQRSLVAAKQAEEQHGIRAEVIDMRTVSPLDMEAVAQSVKKTSRLVIAHEDSLSWGIGAEVAARVADELFPWLDAPVKRVASLDTWVAYAPQVERAILPEPEDVLKAIVDVKAF
- a CDS encoding DinB family protein, with protein sequence MDAASLAFLVGFSNRALSLNLEGLTHDDALVQPAGGGNCVNWLLGHLLVHRNRMLEALGEPPSWTSPRQGRYDRGSEPITGEGEEVERLETLREELDRAHQRVMEAIQRAGDGKLAEPRPGSQGTVGQFIGFLAVHEGYHAGQVALMRRAAGKEPAIR
- a CDS encoding PHP-associated domain-containing protein: MAEEGPCLLRVDMHVHTRASKDSLNPYEGILPAMDAAGIDRAVICDHDRVEGALRMRERAPERILVGEEVKTREGPDVIGIFLTELIPARTPIRETCERIRAQGGVVYVPHPYDTRRSGAGPLLDEIAGLVDVVEAHNARTFRPELNELGERWAREHGVPLGAGSDAHTLAEIGAAYVEVPPFEPTRESFLAALGAGRVAARGTSPRSVALASTYARVHKVFFRG
- a CDS encoding CPBP family intramembrane glutamic endopeptidase, translating into MPDVSTTEPGRRGRPLLALVVYLLAVFLGGALLAPWLYRAVHALAPSAPALAELAEMPFGRYVNRALLLTALVGLPLFVRGAGVRRWSDVGVRRPVGWRRFGVGFALGFFSLAAVCSIALAAGGRRLRLDRTPAELAAEFLGALLTALVVSVIEELLFRGAIFGGLRRAMPWGAALLASGALYGIVHFLTRPVSPEAVDWASGLRALPTMLAGAAEPKTLVPAFLSLTLAGVVLGLAYQKTGDLWASIGIHAGWIFWLKFYGLLTRSAPGADEWLWGTRRLIDGWLAFAALVVVLGIVLARVRLQPHGISTS
- a CDS encoding MBL fold metallo-hydrolase, which gives rise to MTTNTAEGEGGAGRAAVPVARGVWRITTPMPFRPREVHAYLADLGPDGWLLADGGLGTEAAWAALDAGVRAAAGEWTAVAVHVVTHMHMDHVGLAARAKAASGARVLMGRLDAERMAHAAAHPDEEADYRAGLLRRCGAPEEFVQAAEGGRTQAQAMAPPVAVDGVLDGEEGAVPGAPGWRWAWTPGHTAGHVSLFRPDGAVLVAGDAVLPGITPTLGVNRQRADPVGDYLAALERLEALGPAMVLPGHGEPPADPLGRIRELRAAAEGETAAIAALVDAGPATTWEVVERRYPGREMPVATRMLALRETLAHLERLAAAGRLVREAAGGAERFRRA